A single region of the Pseudomonas mandelii genome encodes:
- a CDS encoding glycosyltransferase family 2 protein: MSDQTSPLAHSVCVVIPMYNGAGSIEQTLTSLVEQTRLPDHVIVVDDGSTDDGPQRVKDFVAPFRLTLLQQANEGQASARNHGLRHSEETFVAMLDADDQFRPQKLELQLALYDELTRQGRSVGLIDCYTQVNYSDGRRQLDNRRKNGRHFYDFIHANVVNGVSTALVKREVIMQLGGFDASLRYSEDRYMWTRIAEHWEIHTVPQVLLERTVNGGNMTAQPKKYYQNKIRFIEVYLARYGAQLSKQQRIDFVLGNHTDFLNAFSRRDEHAEVLDVYRRMLECSWQALIFANGKPTLRYLYARARTLRKATASTTAH; the protein is encoded by the coding sequence GTGTCAGACCAAACCTCCCCTCTAGCGCATTCAGTGTGCGTCGTAATCCCGATGTACAACGGCGCCGGCAGCATCGAGCAAACGCTGACGTCCCTGGTCGAGCAAACCCGGCTGCCCGATCACGTGATCGTCGTCGACGATGGCTCCACCGATGACGGCCCCCAACGGGTCAAAGACTTCGTGGCGCCGTTTCGCCTGACGCTGTTGCAGCAAGCCAACGAAGGCCAGGCCAGCGCCCGCAACCACGGATTGCGGCACTCGGAAGAGACGTTTGTGGCGATGCTCGATGCCGATGACCAATTTCGTCCACAAAAGCTGGAGCTGCAACTGGCCCTGTATGACGAACTCACTCGTCAGGGACGGTCGGTGGGGCTGATCGACTGCTACACGCAGGTCAATTACAGCGACGGCCGGCGGCAACTGGACAACCGGCGCAAGAACGGCCGGCATTTCTACGATTTCATCCACGCCAACGTCGTCAATGGCGTCTCCACCGCGCTGGTCAAGCGCGAGGTGATCATGCAACTCGGCGGCTTCGATGCCAGCCTGCGTTACTCCGAAGACCGCTACATGTGGACCCGGATTGCCGAACACTGGGAGATCCACACGGTGCCGCAGGTGCTGCTGGAGCGCACGGTCAACGGCGGCAACATGACCGCGCAGCCGAAGAAGTACTACCAGAACAAGATCCGGTTCATCGAGGTGTACCTGGCCCGCTATGGCGCGCAGCTCAGCAAGCAGCAACGGATCGATTTCGTGCTGGGCAACCACACAGATTTTCTCAATGCCTTTTCCCGACGCGACGAGCATGCCGAGGTGCTCGACGTGTACCGGCGAATGCTTGAGTGCTCCTGGCAAGCACTGATCTTCGCCAACGGCAAACCGACCTTGCGCTACCTCTATGCCCGCGCCAGAACCTTGCGCAAGGCAACGGCGTCAACCACCGCTCATTGA
- a CDS encoding O-antigen ligase family protein — translation MSTLQIRYSTLRDGFTLFGVLFYIQVITFALSLGGASSFGDIDKDLEGNVANQICGLITLLVPLFFFISNKVFLSKTFYRSNFFLLVFMLCVIASIGWSHDPMLSLKRFIAMLSVVFFAGFIAYNYPLEKITFMLGCAIGVAALIGLILAVVMPGVAFLSGGIRDGAFKGIFAEKNAGARLNAIAILLLLPMIRQRNRWALFCSFFSLIAILLAQSATGVALILSGTLSYWYFLTLIRLRINRSQWLFFGCTLVFLLVCLLLYNHLAWLLEIAGRDPSLTDRTLIWELLAPFVDQQWLKGYGFGAFWASPDANAFILRWGYIGNAHSGYMETLLNGGVIQLTALALLLGEALFKQYRAVTANQAAQFRASALVIIGLFVVTNYVAYVIPNYRSAEFLVFCTLALSFRRHHATYPELSPTPLRQRPSGGGFPRDSAQA, via the coding sequence ATGAGCACACTGCAGATCAGGTATTCGACGTTGCGCGATGGCTTCACCTTGTTTGGCGTGCTGTTCTACATCCAGGTGATCACGTTTGCCCTCAGTCTGGGGGGCGCCTCCAGCTTCGGCGACATCGATAAAGACCTCGAAGGCAACGTCGCCAACCAGATCTGCGGCCTGATCACACTGTTGGTGCCCTTGTTCTTCTTCATCAGCAACAAGGTGTTCCTCAGCAAAACCTTTTACCGCAGCAACTTCTTTCTGCTGGTGTTCATGCTCTGCGTCATCGCATCGATCGGCTGGTCCCACGACCCGATGCTGAGCCTCAAGCGGTTCATTGCGATGCTCAGCGTGGTGTTTTTTGCCGGTTTCATTGCCTACAACTACCCCCTTGAAAAAATCACCTTCATGCTCGGCTGTGCCATCGGCGTGGCGGCGTTGATCGGATTGATACTCGCCGTGGTCATGCCGGGCGTCGCGTTCTTGTCCGGTGGTATTCGCGACGGCGCATTCAAGGGTATTTTTGCCGAAAAGAACGCCGGCGCCCGGCTCAACGCGATTGCCATCCTGCTGTTGCTGCCGATGATCCGCCAACGCAACCGCTGGGCCCTCTTCTGCTCGTTTTTTTCGCTGATTGCCATCCTGCTTGCCCAGTCGGCGACAGGCGTGGCATTGATTCTTTCCGGCACGTTGAGCTACTGGTATTTCCTCACCCTGATCCGCCTGCGTATCAACCGCTCGCAGTGGCTGTTCTTCGGTTGCACGCTGGTGTTCCTGCTGGTTTGCCTGCTGCTGTACAACCACCTTGCGTGGCTGCTGGAGATCGCCGGCCGCGATCCGTCGCTCACGGACCGCACGCTGATCTGGGAGCTGCTCGCGCCCTTTGTCGACCAACAATGGCTCAAGGGTTACGGCTTTGGCGCCTTCTGGGCCAGTCCCGACGCCAATGCGTTCATCCTTCGCTGGGGCTACATCGGCAACGCCCACAGCGGCTACATGGAGACCCTGCTCAACGGCGGCGTTATCCAGTTGACTGCACTGGCGTTGCTGCTGGGCGAAGCGCTGTTCAAACAATACCGCGCCGTGACGGCGAACCAGGCGGCGCAGTTTCGCGCCAGTGCCCTGGTGATCATCGGCTTGTTCGTCGTCACCAATTATGTGGCGTACGTGATTCCCAACTACCGCTCCGCCGAGTTCCTGGTGTTCTGCACCCTGGCCCTGTCCTTTCGGCGTCACCACGCGACCTACCCCGAATTATCACCGACACCCCTGCGCCAGCGTCCGTCTGGCGGGGGATTCCCGCGCGATTCAGCCCAGGCGTAA
- a CDS encoding UDP-glucose dehydrogenase family protein, giving the protein MNVSVFGIGYVGLVQGAALAEVGHNVLCVDVDADKVQALKDGTLPLYEPGLKSLVHSNYQSGRLQFGTDLASAVHHGDVLLIAVGTPPDEDGSADLKHVLSVAQTIALNMDRHHIIVDKSTVPVGTGDRVRAHIEQVLADTGRCNLTFDVVSNPEFLKEGCAVEDCMRPDRIIIGTDSQHAEEVMRELYEPFNRNREKIIVMDLRSAELTKYAANSMLATKISFMNEMACLAEKLGADIEMVRHGIGSDPRIGYQFIYPGVGYGGSCFPKDVKALIQAAASVDIDARVLKAVESRNHEQKASLYTKIFNHFDGALRGKTFALWGLSFKPNTDDMREAPSRVLMEALWHAGASVQAFDPKAMEEAQRIYGSRDDLTLAGTKEAALKNADALIIVTEWQSFRAPDFDLLGRQLKHPLIFDGRNLFDPQRLSKRGFTYVSVGRQTRSVI; this is encoded by the coding sequence ATGAATGTGAGCGTATTTGGTATTGGTTACGTGGGCCTTGTCCAAGGCGCCGCGCTGGCGGAAGTGGGCCATAACGTCCTCTGTGTGGATGTCGACGCCGACAAGGTACAGGCGCTGAAGGACGGCACGCTGCCGCTCTACGAGCCGGGGCTGAAAAGCCTGGTCCACAGCAATTACCAAAGTGGCCGGCTGCAGTTCGGCACTGATCTCGCCAGCGCTGTCCACCATGGTGATGTGCTGTTGATTGCCGTGGGGACACCGCCGGATGAAGACGGGTCGGCAGACCTCAAACATGTATTGAGCGTTGCGCAAACCATCGCGCTGAACATGGACCGGCATCACATCATCGTCGATAAATCCACCGTCCCCGTCGGGACCGGTGACCGGGTTCGCGCGCACATCGAGCAGGTGCTGGCCGACACCGGTCGCTGCAATCTGACCTTCGACGTGGTCTCCAACCCCGAGTTTCTCAAGGAAGGCTGCGCGGTCGAGGACTGCATGCGCCCGGACCGGATCATCATCGGCACCGACAGCCAACACGCCGAGGAGGTCATGCGCGAACTGTATGAACCGTTCAATCGTAACCGCGAAAAGATCATCGTCATGGACCTGCGTAGCGCCGAACTGACCAAGTACGCCGCCAACAGCATGTTGGCAACCAAGATCAGTTTCATGAACGAAATGGCCTGCCTCGCCGAAAAACTGGGTGCCGATATCGAGATGGTCAGACACGGCATCGGCTCTGATCCGCGCATCGGTTATCAATTCATCTATCCGGGTGTGGGCTACGGCGGGTCGTGCTTTCCCAAGGACGTGAAGGCGCTGATACAGGCCGCCGCCAGCGTCGACATCGATGCTCGGGTACTCAAGGCCGTCGAGTCGCGCAACCACGAACAGAAGGCCAGCCTGTACACGAAGATTTTCAATCACTTCGACGGCGCCCTTCGCGGCAAGACCTTTGCCCTGTGGGGGTTGAGTTTCAAACCCAACACCGACGACATGCGCGAGGCCCCCAGCCGGGTACTGATGGAAGCCTTGTGGCACGCCGGCGCCAGCGTCCAGGCGTTCGACCCCAAAGCCATGGAGGAGGCCCAGCGCATTTACGGTTCACGCGACGACCTGACCCTGGCCGGCACCAAGGAGGCGGCCCTGAAAAATGCCGACGCCTTGATCATCGTCACCGAGTGGCAATCGTTTCGAGCCCCGGACTTCGACTTGCTCGGCCGGCAGCTCAAGCACCCGCTGATTTTTGACGGACGCAATCTGTTCGATCCGCAGCGGTTGAGCAAACGGGGTTTTACCTACGTCTCCGTGGGCCGACAGACCCGCTCAGTCATCTGA
- a CDS encoding glycosyltransferase, whose translation MKKLLIILHDLGAGGAEKMMARLAGALVDAGNDVTLLLLTGGGLHAANLDPRVKKVELQSQRTARAVPALARFLRANRFDAQLAALTHVNVVAIAAAVLSGTLARLHVSERNAFSHDKHVNPDFMVRVAYLVAPLLYRLIPNPVICVSRGVAQDLVDTTLARRQDVTIADNPVLDNDFRDKSPGPPSHRWLLEKTGSVIVAVGRLVPQKGFDTLISAFAALPDSDARLIIFGEGPLRAQLLDQARTLGVADRFDLPGYTCEPLAEVAAADCFVLSSRFEGSPNALVEALSTGTPVVATRCPHGPQDILIGGLVAPLVPVDDPIALSQAVALQLSTPRDLQRHSRLDAATRFMNASAVQTYLAALLGSPSS comes from the coding sequence ATGAAAAAGCTGCTGATTATCCTGCATGACCTCGGCGCAGGCGGGGCTGAAAAAATGATGGCGCGCCTCGCCGGCGCCCTGGTGGACGCTGGCAATGACGTGACCTTGCTGTTGCTCACCGGCGGCGGCCTCCATGCGGCGAACCTCGACCCGCGTGTCAAGAAAGTTGAACTGCAAAGCCAACGCACCGCACGTGCGGTGCCGGCACTCGCGCGATTTCTGCGCGCCAATCGCTTTGACGCGCAACTGGCGGCCCTCACGCACGTCAACGTGGTGGCGATCGCCGCAGCCGTGCTGTCCGGCACGCTGGCACGCCTGCACGTCAGCGAACGCAATGCGTTTTCCCATGACAAACACGTCAACCCCGACTTCATGGTGCGGGTCGCGTATCTGGTGGCGCCACTGCTGTATCGGCTCATTCCCAACCCGGTGATCTGCGTCTCGCGCGGTGTCGCCCAGGACCTGGTCGATACCACCCTTGCGCGTCGCCAGGACGTGACCATTGCCGACAACCCGGTGCTCGATAACGACTTCCGCGACAAGTCGCCTGGGCCGCCAAGCCACCGCTGGCTGCTGGAAAAAACCGGCTCGGTGATTGTCGCCGTGGGGCGCCTGGTGCCGCAAAAAGGCTTCGACACCTTGATTTCAGCGTTCGCCGCGTTGCCGGATTCCGACGCCCGCTTGATCATTTTTGGCGAAGGCCCGCTCAGGGCGCAGTTGCTTGACCAGGCCCGGACGCTGGGCGTGGCGGATCGCTTCGACCTGCCGGGTTACACCTGTGAGCCTCTGGCAGAAGTGGCCGCGGCGGATTGCTTTGTGTTGTCGTCACGCTTCGAGGGCAGTCCCAATGCGCTGGTAGAGGCCTTGTCCACGGGTACACCGGTGGTGGCGACGCGCTGCCCCCATGGTCCTCAGGACATCCTCATCGGCGGCCTCGTCGCACCGCTCGTCCCCGTCGACGACCCGATCGCGCTGTCGCAGGCGGTTGCCCTACAACTCTCCACACCACGGGACCTGCAACGTCATTCCCGCCTGGATGCGGCCACCCGGTTCATGAATGCCAGCGCGGTGCAGACCTACCTCGCCGCGTTGCTCGGGAGTCCATCATCATGA
- a CDS encoding oligosaccharide flippase family protein has translation MANHRLITLGWIFTEKFGLIFLSMITFVVYARLLSPAELGVGTVIIAIVELIGLVYSSVLEDPLVRLERLEDKHITTAFWAAVLVSLVSIVVISGAVMLYTPDPVLQWMTAVASVKILFTMMARVYVAQMRRNGNFKMLASRTLLGKVFGGVAGIAVALWGLGAWAVIAQAVIMELVSIIVLMLGDRRRIAFHIDGPVLRELLKSGAPVAINALSSQTLQRGVNVVLGMTAGVNAVGMFNMAMRIIELPRTAIYNGLLSYALPAFARRSAEPSRLLGIIGDSTAVSGFLLTPLFIGIALTANDLIPLIFGAKWTDAIPLLQVLACTAAIGNTAMYATTALVAVNRSHLTIKAEVATTVLALALVYTLGNLYGGMAAALALLARMLIITPLQIRGLIAAIGYGWQRFFDSNYRSVIASVVMAATVLSVSPQLGLHGYLHLFCNIVVGALSYAVAYSVMHPRWPQEFKSVFTAR, from the coding sequence ATGGCCAATCATCGCCTCATTACCCTAGGGTGGATCTTCACCGAGAAATTCGGCCTGATCTTCCTGTCCATGATTACGTTTGTCGTGTATGCCAGGCTGCTGTCGCCGGCAGAACTGGGTGTGGGCACGGTCATCATTGCCATCGTCGAGTTGATCGGCCTGGTGTACTCATCGGTTCTGGAAGACCCGCTGGTACGACTTGAACGGCTGGAGGACAAACACATCACCACGGCCTTCTGGGCGGCGGTGCTCGTCAGCCTGGTGTCCATCGTCGTCATCTCGGGCGCAGTGATGCTGTACACGCCCGACCCGGTGCTGCAATGGATGACGGCGGTGGCCTCGGTGAAAATCCTGTTCACCATGATGGCGCGCGTCTACGTGGCGCAGATGCGCCGCAACGGCAACTTCAAGATGCTGGCGTCACGCACGTTACTGGGCAAGGTGTTTGGCGGTGTTGCCGGCATTGCTGTCGCACTCTGGGGTCTGGGGGCATGGGCGGTAATTGCCCAAGCGGTGATCATGGAACTGGTATCCATCATCGTATTGATGCTCGGAGACCGGCGCCGCATTGCCTTCCATATCGATGGTCCGGTCTTGCGCGAACTGTTGAAGTCCGGCGCACCGGTTGCCATCAACGCACTGAGTTCACAAACACTTCAGCGCGGGGTCAACGTGGTGCTCGGGATGACGGCCGGCGTCAACGCGGTCGGAATGTTCAACATGGCCATGCGCATCATCGAGCTGCCGCGCACTGCGATTTACAACGGCCTGTTGAGCTATGCGCTGCCGGCATTCGCCCGGCGTAGCGCGGAGCCGTCGCGGCTCCTGGGGATCATTGGCGATTCAACCGCCGTCAGCGGCTTTCTGTTGACGCCCCTGTTCATTGGCATCGCGCTCACGGCAAACGACCTCATCCCGTTGATATTCGGCGCCAAGTGGACCGACGCCATTCCCCTGCTGCAAGTGCTGGCCTGCACGGCGGCCATTGGCAACACCGCCATGTACGCCACGACGGCACTGGTGGCAGTCAACCGCAGCCACCTCACGATCAAGGCTGAAGTGGCAACCACCGTTCTCGCGCTGGCGCTGGTCTACACCCTCGGCAACCTGTATGGCGGCATGGCCGCTGCCCTTGCTCTGCTGGCGCGGATGCTGATCATCACGCCGCTGCAAATCCGTGGGCTCATCGCGGCCATCGGTTACGGCTGGCAGCGGTTCTTCGACTCCAATTACCGCAGCGTGATTGCTTCGGTCGTCATGGCCGCAACCGTCCTGTCTGTTTCACCGCAGCTGGGTTTGCACGGCTATCTGCACCTGTTCTGCAACATCGTGGTTGGCGCGCTGAGCTATGCCGTGGCGTATAGCGTCATGCACCCGCGCTGGCCGCAAGAATTCAAATCGGTTTTCACCGCCCGCTGA
- a CDS encoding glycosyltransferase: MHILFILKDFKVGGGVERVQQRLSEQFLKDGQRVSFFVMNGDTPDTEGVQTLGSASGSGIVGLLKSIVQLRRLIRREGVTHVISAKEQANLCAWFATLGSPCKVIYSRHAALDCTEQKTGPSSLRLLYTLYLCGSGKVVTVSTALRQSLIDVMPWGRQRIRYCPNAVVTEQLLQAAQAPLSADLPRDYWLSLGRLVEPKGFHLLLDAYALALRSETLPDLVIVGDGPLLDALTTQAARLGITHRVHFTGFLSNPYPLLRHARLFILSSVQEGMPTVLIEALALGTPVLACDCETGPRELLDNGRLGQLVAVNDVPALARGMLQSLTAQSGVAPSAKMLSDAIHPYTSQHAAQAYYQVWSQ; this comes from the coding sequence ATGCACATCCTGTTTATTCTCAAGGATTTCAAGGTGGGCGGCGGCGTCGAGCGCGTCCAGCAACGGCTGTCCGAGCAGTTTCTCAAGGATGGCCAGCGCGTGAGTTTCTTCGTCATGAACGGCGACACGCCGGACACGGAAGGTGTTCAAACGCTCGGCAGCGCCAGCGGCAGCGGCATCGTCGGCCTGCTCAAGTCCATTGTGCAGTTGCGCCGGCTCATTCGCCGTGAGGGCGTCACCCACGTGATTTCCGCCAAGGAGCAAGCCAACCTCTGCGCCTGGTTCGCCACCTTGGGCAGTCCTTGCAAAGTCATTTACAGCCGCCACGCGGCACTGGATTGCACTGAACAGAAAACCGGCCCTTCAAGCCTGCGCCTGCTCTATACGTTGTACCTCTGCGGTAGCGGCAAAGTGGTCACGGTCTCCACCGCCTTGCGCCAGTCCCTCATCGACGTGATGCCCTGGGGTCGGCAACGGATCCGCTATTGCCCCAACGCTGTCGTCACCGAACAACTGCTTCAAGCCGCACAAGCGCCGTTGTCCGCTGATTTGCCCCGCGACTATTGGCTGAGCCTGGGCCGCCTGGTGGAACCTAAAGGGTTTCATCTGTTGCTGGATGCCTACGCCCTGGCGTTGCGCAGCGAAACACTGCCGGATCTGGTGATTGTCGGTGACGGTCCGTTGCTCGACGCACTGACCACTCAGGCAGCCCGACTGGGCATCACGCACCGGGTGCATTTCACCGGATTCCTGAGCAACCCCTATCCGCTACTGAGGCACGCACGGCTGTTCATTCTGAGCTCCGTGCAGGAAGGCATGCCGACCGTCCTGATCGAGGCGCTGGCACTGGGCACGCCCGTGCTGGCATGCGACTGCGAGACCGGCCCGAGGGAACTGCTGGACAACGGTCGACTGGGTCAACTGGTCGCCGTCAACGACGTACCGGCGCTGGCGCGGGGAATGCTTCAAAGCCTGACCGCACAAAGCGGCGTTGCACCTAGCGCAAAAATGCTCAGTGACGCCATCCATCCGTACACCAGCCAGCACGCCGCGCAAGCGTACTACCAGGTATGGAGCCAATGA
- a CDS encoding undecaprenyl-phosphate glucose phosphotransferase — translation MTPLYTAHMTHRRGLTFWGQWLCALTLATSLLMLLVYWRVGSLTSEYRILIVLTVLGSVPIYSVMQVYHKRHGLVVGLGRLLAGWLILLAVLAAIAFITQTSAIYSRQVIMVWAVLGFVAQAAMFLPLHYFARLHSRMVCNERRAVIIGTCPTAHELAKKLSRPNRALVMGFIAAADNSGPAPSILPLLGHVDSIREIITRLDVRRVYIVLPMTHAATIEALYIDLLDMNVDVVWIPDFGSMVLLNHSISEIERMPAIYLNESLISSHPASLFCKDLFERSLAAVAIIVLSPMLLTVAIAVKLTSAGPVLFKQNRHGCNGEVIKVWKFRSMRLHDDSEVHQATRDDERVTLIGRFLRRSSIDELPQLFNVLFGQMALVGPRPHAVTHNIYYTGKVRAYMARHRLKPGITGLAQITGHRGETETVEKMQLRVAQDLNYINQWSLWLDIKILIKTPFTLFSKNIY, via the coding sequence ATGACTCCTCTCTATACCGCTCACATGACACACCGCCGAGGCCTGACGTTCTGGGGGCAGTGGTTGTGTGCACTGACGCTGGCGACTTCGCTGCTGATGCTGCTCGTGTATTGGCGCGTTGGCAGCCTCACCAGCGAATACCGCATCCTGATAGTTCTGACGGTGCTCGGATCGGTGCCGATCTACAGCGTGATGCAGGTTTACCACAAGCGTCACGGCCTGGTGGTCGGGCTCGGCCGGTTGCTGGCCGGCTGGCTGATCCTGCTGGCCGTGCTGGCGGCCATTGCCTTCATCACCCAGACCAGCGCGATTTACTCGCGCCAGGTCATCATGGTCTGGGCGGTGCTGGGCTTTGTCGCCCAGGCTGCGATGTTTCTGCCCCTGCATTACTTCGCCCGGTTGCACTCGCGGATGGTCTGCAACGAGCGTCGTGCGGTGATCATCGGCACCTGCCCGACCGCCCATGAACTGGCGAAAAAACTCTCCAGACCAAACCGTGCGCTGGTCATGGGTTTCATCGCCGCAGCCGACAATAGCGGCCCGGCCCCCAGCATCCTGCCGTTGCTCGGCCACGTCGATTCGATCCGCGAAATCATCACGCGCCTGGATGTGCGCCGCGTTTACATTGTCCTGCCGATGACGCATGCCGCCACCATCGAAGCGCTGTACATCGACCTGCTGGACATGAATGTCGACGTGGTCTGGATCCCGGATTTCGGCAGCATGGTATTGCTCAACCATTCGATCTCGGAAATCGAGCGGATGCCCGCCATTTACCTCAACGAAAGCCTGATCAGCTCCCATCCGGCCAGCCTGTTTTGCAAAGACCTGTTCGAACGCAGCCTGGCCGCCGTGGCCATTATTGTCCTCAGTCCGATGCTCTTGACGGTGGCGATCGCCGTCAAGCTGACTTCCGCCGGTCCCGTGCTGTTCAAGCAAAATCGCCATGGCTGCAACGGCGAAGTGATCAAGGTCTGGAAATTTCGTTCGATGCGCCTCCACGACGATAGCGAAGTGCACCAGGCCACCCGTGACGATGAACGCGTCACGCTGATCGGACGTTTTCTGCGCCGCAGTTCCATTGACGAGTTACCGCAGCTGTTCAACGTGTTGTTCGGGCAAATGGCCCTGGTCGGTCCTCGCCCGCATGCGGTCACCCACAACATTTACTACACCGGCAAAGTGCGCGCCTACATGGCCCGTCACCGCCTCAAACCGGGGATTACCGGATTGGCCCAGATCACCGGGCATCGAGGCGAAACCGAGACGGTGGAAAAGATGCAGCTGCGCGTCGCCCAGGACCTCAACTACATCAACCAATGGTCGCTGTGGCTGGACATCAAGATCCTCATCAAGACCCCCTTCACGCTGTTCTCGAAAAACATCTACTGA
- the galE gene encoding UDP-glucose 4-epimerase GalE: MRKTTLITGGAGYIGSHTALALINAGHNVLVLDNLCNSCRECIGRLELLTHTRVDFVNGDIRDPILLDDIFSRYDIDAVVHFASLKSVEESVRKPLDYYANNVAGTLNLCRAMARNNVFQLVFSSSATVYGEPTRTPIAEDFGTGKPVNPYGRTKLMIEELLTDLCHSDPRWSIGLLRYFNPIGAHESGMIGEDPRGRPNNLLPCLTQVAIGRMPELTVYGCDYPTVDGTCVRDYIHVVDLAIGHLKALEVLQHHSGINFWNLGTGIGYSVLQIIQSFEDITGITIPYRFAPRREGDIAKCWADPSKAGRELGWTAQRDLQQMIIDTWRWQSCNPQGYQSSFETPVLSAVK, encoded by the coding sequence ATGCGCAAAACTACGTTGATTACTGGCGGGGCCGGCTACATCGGTTCCCATACCGCGTTGGCGCTCATCAACGCCGGGCACAATGTGCTGGTGCTCGACAACCTGTGTAACAGCTGTCGAGAGTGCATCGGGCGTCTTGAGTTGCTGACCCACACCCGTGTCGATTTCGTCAATGGCGATATTCGCGACCCCATCCTGCTCGACGATATCTTCAGCCGCTACGACATTGATGCCGTGGTGCACTTTGCCAGCCTCAAATCCGTAGAAGAAAGCGTGCGCAAACCACTGGACTACTACGCCAACAATGTCGCCGGCACGCTGAACCTGTGCCGGGCGATGGCGCGCAATAACGTGTTCCAGCTAGTGTTCAGCTCATCGGCCACGGTGTACGGCGAGCCCACACGCACGCCGATTGCCGAAGATTTCGGCACCGGCAAGCCGGTCAATCCCTATGGACGCACCAAGCTCATGATCGAGGAGTTGCTCACCGATCTGTGCCACTCCGATCCGCGCTGGAGCATCGGGTTATTGCGCTACTTCAACCCGATTGGCGCGCACGAAAGCGGGATGATCGGCGAAGATCCCAGAGGCCGACCCAACAATCTGTTGCCCTGCCTGACGCAGGTAGCGATCGGACGAATGCCCGAACTCACGGTGTACGGGTGCGACTACCCAACCGTGGACGGGACGTGCGTGCGCGACTACATCCACGTGGTCGACCTTGCCATCGGCCACCTCAAGGCGCTTGAGGTGTTGCAGCACCACAGCGGCATCAATTTCTGGAACCTGGGCACTGGCATTGGCTACAGCGTGCTGCAGATCATCCAGAGTTTCGAGGACATCACCGGCATCACCATTCCCTACCGTTTCGCACCGCGACGCGAAGGTGACATCGCCAAATGCTGGGCCGATCCCAGCAAGGCCGGGCGGGAACTGGGCTGGACCGCGCAGCGCGATCTTCAACAGATGATTATCGATACCTGGCGGTGGCAGTCGTGTAATCCGCAGGGGTATCAGTCTTCATTCGAAACGCCAGTGCTGAGTGCCGTGAAGTGA
- a CDS encoding WecB/TagA/CpsF family glycosyltransferase, with protein MIRLELVGQYSTKLLEANQAYSFINFASIGSVFEQPPNTVTYFCDGMLMSTFMSRVTGRRIGRVSFDFTSIADLVLRSAEQQGKRVYFVGARQAELELFVSKIKALYPRLTLAGYHNGYFNASQAEGIQADICRSEAHILIVGLGAGLQEQFEQDALRAGFRGVAFTCGGFIRQEALATRNYYPALINRLHMRAFYRMYREPHTIKRYLIDYPNNFVHLLALIASRKVAISVEE; from the coding sequence ATGATCAGGCTGGAACTAGTCGGGCAATACTCAACGAAGTTACTGGAGGCCAACCAGGCCTATTCCTTCATCAACTTCGCGTCCATTGGCAGTGTTTTCGAGCAGCCCCCGAACACCGTCACCTATTTTTGCGACGGCATGCTGATGTCGACTTTCATGTCGCGTGTGACCGGCAGGAGGATCGGACGGGTCAGCTTTGACTTCACGTCCATCGCCGACCTTGTACTGCGCAGCGCCGAGCAACAGGGCAAGCGCGTGTATTTCGTCGGGGCCCGGCAAGCGGAACTCGAACTGTTCGTCAGCAAGATCAAGGCCCTTTACCCACGGCTGACCCTCGCCGGTTACCACAACGGTTACTTCAATGCGTCCCAGGCCGAGGGCATTCAGGCCGACATCTGCCGCAGCGAAGCGCACATCCTGATCGTGGGCCTGGGTGCCGGACTGCAGGAGCAGTTCGAGCAGGACGCGTTGCGCGCGGGGTTTCGCGGGGTCGCCTTCACCTGTGGCGGGTTCATTCGTCAGGAGGCCCTGGCCACGCGCAACTATTACCCGGCGCTGATCAATCGCCTGCATATGCGCGCGTTTTATCGCATGTATCGCGAGCCCCATACGATCAAGCGCTACCTCATCGACTACCCGAATAACTTTGTGCACCTGTTGGCGCTCATCGCGTCACGAAAAGTCGCCATCAGCGTTGAGGAATGA